Proteins found in one Acidobacteriota bacterium genomic segment:
- a CDS encoding B12-binding domain-containing radical SAM protein, whose product MRIALVGAELEENLSVRYIWATLEQAGHEVCFVRFNGPGDLETCAGTLAASGARVAGFSMVFTLRAAQFVGLARRAREKGFRGLILAGGAFAALSADDLLRDEPAFDAVAVGEGEGILRALAAADGVPDTVPGLVWRAPDGELRVNAPAVPPSDLDTLPEPVRLQPPLRFLGLPAVNVVSSRGCSHGCAFCSISAWHRRCGGERYRLRRPGAMAAEVGRLYRDGVRIFNFHDDNFLPPGKDAALERVRALEAAFREEKVGRIAFALKARADEVERETFGILKRMGLFRVFLGVEGSNAATLRRLGRGQGPDDNTRALGLLDALDLHVCFNLLVQDPDATLEDFRSHVAFIRTHANHPLNICRTEVYTGTPLEARLRGQGRLLGDYRGWDYRMGDPRSQRLFEIWWPAFEGRSHPVDCLHHLAMNVDFERQLAGHFFSLPADLDARSRDFVQTVNRNTAAHLDRAADRAESPLDATGVRQASRELAAGVSRDNRELKVEGNRLLLQIRTACRIQATSPERGPRGGRLSRVASWGLAAALAAGASTLTAAPEPCEPGKTEDSTGPTPGKAVSQGAAPASAAEREAPKSLKKAIRSFLWDNSRDVFSFLLLTGNMLFQDLVATVHISDDGRIVLCRLVVGGWNVGGKPPDAVAIREANGILDDVRRSNWPPSRNKVNNLKALGKEILPLLEERMKACKAGPERTWLETLHREAVDIAQLDEGFTALADVLSKYTANRRCRSCRVEVRFTRKEVEAVNGTMMCEVVAEPGVNTWHSMKETVIKGKELSDLPLK is encoded by the coding sequence ATGCGCATCGCACTGGTGGGGGCGGAACTCGAGGAGAACCTGTCGGTACGCTACATCTGGGCTACCCTGGAGCAGGCGGGGCACGAGGTCTGTTTCGTCCGCTTCAACGGGCCGGGGGACCTGGAGACCTGCGCGGGGACCCTGGCGGCGTCGGGGGCCCGGGTCGCGGGGTTCAGCATGGTCTTCACCCTCCGCGCCGCCCAGTTCGTCGGCCTGGCCCGGCGGGCGCGGGAAAAGGGCTTTCGCGGCCTGATCCTGGCCGGGGGCGCCTTCGCGGCCCTCAGCGCCGACGACCTCCTGCGGGACGAACCGGCCTTCGACGCGGTGGCCGTGGGCGAGGGCGAAGGCATCCTCCGCGCCCTGGCCGCCGCGGACGGCGTGCCGGACACCGTCCCCGGCCTCGTCTGGCGCGCACCGGACGGCGAACTGCGGGTGAACGCCCCGGCCGTCCCGCCGTCCGACCTGGACACCCTCCCCGAGCCGGTCCGTTTGCAGCCCCCCCTGCGGTTCCTGGGCCTGCCTGCAGTGAATGTCGTGTCCTCGCGGGGCTGCTCCCACGGCTGCGCCTTCTGTTCCATCAGCGCCTGGCACCGGCGCTGCGGCGGGGAGCGTTACCGCCTTCGCCGGCCGGGGGCCATGGCCGCCGAGGTCGGACGGCTTTACCGGGACGGGGTGCGAATCTTCAATTTCCACGACGACAACTTCCTGCCTCCCGGGAAGGACGCGGCCCTGGAGCGGGTGCGGGCGCTCGAGGCGGCGTTCCGGGAGGAGAAGGTCGGCCGGATCGCCTTCGCCCTCAAGGCCCGGGCCGACGAGGTGGAAAGGGAAACGTTCGGGATCCTGAAGCGGATGGGCCTGTTCCGGGTCTTCCTGGGGGTGGAGGGGTCGAACGCGGCCACGCTCCGGCGACTGGGCCGCGGCCAGGGACCGGATGACAACACCCGGGCCCTAGGCCTCCTCGATGCCCTCGACCTCCACGTCTGCTTCAACCTCCTCGTCCAGGACCCCGACGCCACCCTCGAGGACTTCCGGTCCCACGTCGCCTTTATCCGGACACACGCGAATCACCCGCTCAACATCTGCCGCACCGAGGTCTACACCGGCACTCCTCTGGAGGCCCGCCTGAGGGGCCAGGGACGCCTTCTCGGCGACTACCGGGGGTGGGACTACCGGATGGGCGACCCCCGGTCCCAGCGCCTGTTCGAGATCTGGTGGCCGGCCTTCGAGGGAAGGAGCCACCCGGTGGACTGCCTCCACCACCTGGCCATGAACGTGGACTTCGAGCGGCAGCTCGCCGGCCACTTCTTCTCCCTGCCCGCGGACCTCGACGCCCGCTCGCGCGACTTCGTGCAGACCGTGAACCGGAATACCGCGGCCCACCTCGATCGGGCCGCGGACAGGGCGGAATCGCCCCTGGACGCAACCGGCGTCCGGCAGGCCTCCCGGGAGCTGGCCGCCGGGGTCTCCCGGGACAACCGCGAGCTGAAAGTGGAAGGGAACCGGCTGCTCCTGCAGATCCGGACCGCCTGCCGCATCCAGGCGACGTCCCCGGAACGCGGACCGCGAGGTGGCCGGCTGTCCCGGGTCGCCTCGTGGGGCCTCGCCGCCGCCCTGGCCGCCGGTGCAAGCACGCTGACGGCCGCCCCGGAACCCTGCGAACCGGGGAAGACCGAGGATTCCACCGGCCCGACACCCGGCAAAGCGGTCTCGCAGGGAGCCGCGCCCGCCTCGGCCGCCGAGCGGGAAGCCCCCAAAAGCCTGAAGAAAGCGATCCGATCCTTCCTGTGGGATAACAGCAGAGACGTCTTTTCCTTCCTGTTGCTCACGGGAAATATGCTTTTTCAGGATCTGGTGGCCACCGTCCATATATCGGACGACGGTCGAATCGTTCTCTGCCGACTGGTCGTCGGCGGGTGGAATGTGGGCGGGAAGCCTCCGGATGCGGTCGCGATCCGTGAGGCGAACGGGATCCTGGACGACGTGCGCCGGTCAAACTGGCCGCCTTCCCGGAACAAAGTGAATAACCTGAAGGCGCTGGGCAAGGAAATCCTTCCACTTCTCGAAGAGCGGATGAAAGCCTGCAAGGCGGGTCCGGAACGGACCTGGCTCGAGACGCTCCACCGGGAAGCCGTGGATATCGCCCAACTGGACGAGGGGTTCACGGCCCTTGCCGACGTCCTGTCGAAATACACGGCTAACAGGCGTTGTAGATCCTGCCGAGTGGAGGTCCGGTTCACCCGGAAGGAGGTGGAAGCGGTCAACGGCACCATGATGTGCGAAGTCGTGGCCGAACCGGGGGTCAACACCTGGCACAGCATGAAGGAAACGGTGATCAAGGGCAAGGAACTTTCCGACCTGCCGCTGAAGTGA
- a CDS encoding amidohydrolase family protein, translating into MKRAFRWVTLLSIAAFPAVCPATARPPDEAGEPLPVIDAHMHTIFTGEREAASRIRQTREELLKEMKENHVVGAVSHTGDTYSRTAKVKYADPLTLDEVAVDHPKVRFVIAHCGNPWTVSAAEVVFKNPNVYVDLSGIMIGDLSQFAAEDLDTYLIKPIRWMYRFAGNPRKFLYGSDWPLVPMGQYIRAIRKAIPPEDWKAVFHDNAVELFRMKMAEP; encoded by the coding sequence ATGAAGCGAGCATTCCGATGGGTCACCCTGTTATCCATAGCGGCTTTCCCCGCCGTCTGCCCGGCCACCGCCCGGCCGCCCGACGAGGCCGGGGAACCCCTCCCCGTCATCGACGCCCACATGCACACGATCTTCACGGGCGAGCGGGAGGCTGCCAGCCGGATCCGCCAGACCCGCGAGGAATTGCTGAAGGAGATGAAGGAGAATCACGTGGTGGGGGCCGTCTCCCACACGGGGGACACCTACAGCCGGACCGCCAAGGTGAAGTACGCCGACCCGCTCACCCTCGACGAGGTGGCGGTGGACCACCCCAAGGTCCGTTTCGTCATCGCCCACTGCGGGAACCCCTGGACCGTCTCGGCGGCGGAGGTCGTCTTCAAGAACCCCAACGTCTACGTGGACCTCTCGGGGATCATGATCGGCGATCTGTCCCAGTTCGCGGCAGAGGACCTCGACACTTACCTGATCAAGCCCATCCGGTGGATGTACCGCTTCGCGGGAAACCCCCGGAAATTCCTCTACGGCTCCGACTGGCCCCTGGTGCCCATGGGGCAGTACATCCGGGCGATCCGGAAAGCCATCCCCCCGGAGGACTGGAAAGCGGTTTTTCACGACAACGCCGTGGAACTGTTCAGGATGAAAATGGCGGAACCCTGA
- a CDS encoding DUF2791 family P-loop domain-containing protein: MAGYEVGDRVRHFIWGEGTVHRVFHQGLECDVRFDNGLTFRLSRMVLRPVDLDVGPSPGLLDIRGPAGTEPAIPPPKVPDPAALVAKHVAHLKTRGRGKGPCRYGEAAAPRETPRVAAPALEPVRVRVTPAPFLPEHVRARNVLEAFRLGIVPRHSIRDWTFGREKELHTLSEWLKNLAEGALILEGAYGSGKTHLLEYLAHHALGLGYAAAVVRLDPGQGNAAFPWRLYREVMRAVRVSRGAGEADLREVLESCAGKVKTLRWLRKHPLLGDFLAALAEGRLTEADWLAFGGEEVYAPHFHFHADFTTVGNVVCNLLGCVGSLLVHAADLNGLVILLDETETAKTCLYNYHWTRSLNLLRALTLTANDDPDLMEEKVAKENGVYVGNRTRLVYAGHYRKVRYLERIPSFLKVVVAITPGSFSPTFREWRGSIPLLELDRVGRESVKDLFDAIHGRYREVFGAGLPPRELKDCVRLLGERDPGRSTRGFIKGAVELLDFKRFYPDLSVREIVDRAACAFASL; the protein is encoded by the coding sequence ATGGCCGGTTACGAGGTCGGAGACCGGGTGCGGCACTTCATCTGGGGCGAGGGGACGGTCCACCGGGTCTTCCACCAGGGGTTGGAGTGCGACGTCCGCTTCGACAACGGGCTCACCTTTCGCCTCTCCCGGATGGTGCTACGGCCGGTGGATCTCGATGTCGGCCCGTCTCCCGGGCTGCTGGACATCCGGGGACCGGCCGGGACAGAACCGGCCATCCCCCCGCCGAAGGTCCCCGACCCCGCCGCCCTTGTGGCGAAGCATGTGGCACACCTGAAGACGAGAGGCAGGGGAAAGGGACCCTGCCGCTACGGAGAGGCGGCGGCCCCCAGGGAAACCCCTCGAGTCGCCGCTCCCGCCCTCGAACCCGTCCGCGTGCGGGTCACTCCCGCCCCCTTCCTCCCGGAACACGTCCGCGCGCGCAACGTGCTGGAGGCCTTCCGGCTGGGGATCGTGCCCCGCCACTCCATCCGGGACTGGACCTTCGGCCGGGAGAAGGAGTTGCACACCCTGAGCGAGTGGCTCAAGAATTTGGCCGAGGGGGCCCTGATCCTGGAGGGGGCGTACGGTTCCGGCAAGACCCACCTCCTCGAGTACCTGGCCCACCACGCCCTGGGCCTGGGTTACGCCGCCGCCGTGGTGCGGCTCGACCCGGGGCAGGGGAACGCCGCCTTCCCCTGGCGGCTCTACCGGGAGGTGATGCGGGCGGTCCGCGTGTCCCGGGGCGCCGGGGAGGCGGACCTCCGGGAGGTCCTGGAGTCGTGCGCCGGGAAGGTCAAAACACTGAGGTGGCTGCGGAAGCACCCGCTCCTCGGGGATTTCCTTGCCGCCCTGGCGGAGGGCCGCCTGACGGAGGCCGACTGGCTCGCCTTCGGCGGGGAGGAGGTCTACGCCCCGCACTTCCATTTCCACGCCGATTTCACCACGGTGGGGAACGTGGTCTGCAACCTGCTGGGGTGCGTGGGGTCCCTCCTGGTGCACGCCGCCGACCTGAACGGACTGGTGATTCTCCTGGACGAGACGGAGACGGCGAAGACCTGCCTCTACAATTACCACTGGACCCGGAGCCTCAACCTCCTGCGGGCCCTCACCCTCACCGCCAACGACGACCCCGACCTGATGGAGGAGAAGGTGGCGAAGGAGAACGGGGTCTACGTCGGGAACCGGACGCGCCTGGTCTACGCCGGGCACTACCGGAAGGTCCGCTACCTGGAGCGCATCCCCTCGTTCCTCAAGGTGGTGGTGGCCATCACACCCGGCTCCTTCTCCCCCACCTTCCGGGAGTGGCGGGGCTCCATCCCCCTCCTGGAGCTGGACCGGGTGGGGAGGGAGTCGGTGAAGGACCTCTTCGACGCCATCCACGGGCGCTACCGGGAGGTCTTCGGGGCGGGGCTGCCCCCCCGGGAGCTGAAGGACTGCGTCCGCCTCCTGGGGGAGCGCGACCCCGGCCGGTCCACCCGGGGATTCATCAAGGGCGCGGTGGAACTCCTGGACTTCAAACGGTTCTACCCGGACCTCTCCGTTCGGGAGATCGTCGACCGGGCCGCCTGCGCCTTCGCGTCGCTGTAG
- a CDS encoding DUF2791 family P-loop domain-containing protein — protein sequence MSPHELTPDVARQIVETLGAHGTPPEWGFQFFTAGLEEYLQVIEDDYLKTYVAHGGASFKMVVGAYGGGKTHFLYNVRELAWKHGYVVSYVSLRQDESPFHRMDRVYRAIALNLMAPMTPEEILEGGEKGIGAFLKLWYERALEQTAATALDPGQQAAALKEVARSGVADLEGAHYASAVRHAFGALAEDSVDDFEVILQWLTADGYDHHLHREFGILRPLDRAIAFNSIRSLVQWVRNLGYRGLVILLDEAEQVPSMSSKQREIMLSNLRELIDECGQSAFRNVMVFYAVPGEQFLDGQANVYEALKQRVHSVFEFYNPSGVKIYLEKLGGDPLRLLEEIGGKLSTVFERAFDVSFDPDKVEEAVRLAAVEAYEQRFGDIGYKRLFVQGLVRVFHYLRRKPDTAVDGAWVRSLFEGGA from the coding sequence ATGAGCCCCCACGAACTGACCCCGGACGTCGCCCGCCAGATCGTCGAGACCCTCGGCGCCCACGGGACGCCCCCCGAGTGGGGCTTCCAGTTCTTCACCGCGGGGCTGGAGGAGTACCTCCAGGTGATCGAGGACGACTACCTCAAGACCTACGTGGCCCACGGCGGCGCCTCCTTCAAGATGGTGGTGGGGGCTTACGGCGGCGGCAAGACCCACTTCCTGTACAACGTCCGGGAACTGGCCTGGAAGCATGGGTACGTGGTGAGCTACGTCTCGCTGCGGCAGGACGAGTCCCCCTTCCACCGCATGGACCGCGTCTACCGGGCCATCGCCCTGAACCTCATGGCGCCCATGACCCCCGAGGAGATCCTGGAGGGCGGCGAGAAGGGGATCGGCGCCTTCCTCAAGCTCTGGTACGAGCGGGCCCTGGAACAGACGGCGGCCACCGCCCTCGACCCCGGGCAGCAGGCGGCGGCGCTCAAGGAAGTCGCGCGGTCGGGCGTGGCGGACCTCGAGGGGGCCCACTACGCCTCCGCGGTCCGGCACGCTTTCGGGGCGCTGGCGGAGGACAGCGTCGACGACTTCGAGGTCATCCTCCAGTGGCTCACCGCCGACGGCTACGACCACCATCTCCACCGGGAGTTCGGCATCCTCCGCCCCCTGGACCGGGCCATCGCCTTCAACTCCATCCGGAGCCTGGTGCAGTGGGTCCGCAACCTGGGCTACCGCGGCCTGGTGATCCTCCTGGACGAGGCGGAGCAGGTCCCCTCCATGTCGTCGAAGCAGCGGGAGATCATGCTGAGCAACCTCCGCGAGCTCATCGACGAGTGCGGGCAGAGCGCCTTCCGCAACGTGATGGTCTTCTACGCCGTGCCCGGCGAGCAGTTCCTCGACGGCCAGGCCAACGTCTACGAGGCCCTCAAGCAGCGGGTCCACTCGGTGTTCGAGTTCTACAACCCGAGCGGCGTCAAGATTTATCTGGAAAAGCTCGGGGGCGACCCCCTCCGCCTGCTGGAGGAGATCGGCGGCAAGCTCTCCACCGTCTTCGAGCGGGCCTTCGACGTGAGCTTCGACCCCGACAAGGTGGAGGAGGCCGTGCGCCTGGCGGCCGTGGAGGCCTACGAGCAGCGCTTCGGCGACATCGGCTACAAGCGGCTCTTCGTGCAGGGCCTCGTCCGGGTCTTCCACTACCTCCGCCGCAAGCCCGACACCGCCGTGGACGGGGCGTGGGTCCGCAGCCTCTTCGAGGGGGGCGCCTGA
- a CDS encoding tetratricopeptide repeat protein, giving the protein MSNEPSTADETPGTAPDGAGPAGAGAATPLRAAWPVFLVVLAVALVYAPVARHDFITFDDPAYLTENDHVRGGLTLENIRWAFTAGHAALWHPLTWLSHMLDCELFGMNPGAHHLVSVGFHAANTLLLFLFLYLATRRRWPSILCAALFALHPLRVESVAWAAERKDVLSAFFLLLTLLAWLAYVRRPAWPRHLLALLFFAAGLLSKPMLVTVPFLLLVLDAWPLGRLTRRPREGEEAGAPPAWDFRPVPRLLLEKLPFFALSALLVGFTLYTARQAMPVEGILSLPVRFANAVASFWIYLRQTVWPGGLSLLYPFTPPGTPWATLAGAAAILAVTAALVLLARRHPAPLAGWLWYAGTLVPVIGLIQVGTQSRADRFTYIPHMGLFIAVVWLGALLVERVPALRFPAAVLAAVAVAGLGTLSLVQVRYWKDSETLYRRSLEAAPGSHLLNVNLGNVYLEQERFAEAFDQYAQALRVNPRNAYALANLGRLRLREGKPAEALPWLDQALAEDPGLPIANSQKGVALCLLGDLRGAAVFLGKALRSQPRDPDTLCNLAAVRARQGRGDEARDLYRRALDVDPDRAPAHASLGTLLLSAGDTPGGLAHLETAVRLEPRNADTRFALGQAFLLTGRLPEAAAELRAGLGLDPAEAKAWYNLGLILHAGGDAAGAAAALEAATRLDPGNAAAQNALGVVCLVQGRDREAESRFREALRLDPAHVKARLNLEALRRRGPSR; this is encoded by the coding sequence ATGAGCAACGAACCGAGCACCGCCGACGAGACACCGGGGACGGCCCCCGACGGGGCCGGGCCCGCGGGCGCCGGGGCGGCGACCCCGCTTCGCGCCGCCTGGCCGGTGTTCCTCGTCGTCCTGGCGGTGGCCCTGGTCTACGCCCCGGTGGCGCGGCACGACTTCATCACCTTCGACGACCCCGCCTACCTCACGGAGAACGATCACGTCCGCGGCGGCCTGACCCTGGAGAACATCCGGTGGGCCTTCACGGCGGGGCACGCCGCCCTGTGGCACCCGCTCACCTGGCTGTCCCACATGCTGGACTGCGAGCTGTTCGGGATGAACCCCGGGGCCCACCACCTCGTCAGCGTGGGTTTCCACGCGGCCAACACCCTGCTCCTGTTCCTCTTCCTTTACCTGGCGACGCGGCGGCGCTGGCCGTCCATCCTCTGCGCGGCCCTGTTCGCCCTTCACCCCCTGCGGGTCGAGTCCGTCGCGTGGGCGGCTGAGCGCAAGGACGTCCTGAGCGCCTTCTTTCTCCTTCTGACCCTCCTGGCCTGGCTGGCCTACGTCCGCCGGCCCGCGTGGCCCCGGCACCTGCTGGCCCTCCTTTTCTTCGCGGCGGGGCTCCTCTCCAAGCCCATGCTGGTCACGGTCCCCTTCCTCCTGCTGGTCCTGGACGCCTGGCCCCTGGGACGGTTGACCCGCCGGCCCCGGGAGGGCGAGGAGGCCGGGGCGCCCCCGGCGTGGGACTTCCGGCCGGTGCCGCGGCTCCTCCTGGAGAAGCTGCCGTTCTTCGCGCTCTCGGCCCTCCTGGTGGGCTTCACGCTCTACACGGCGCGCCAGGCCATGCCGGTGGAGGGGATCCTTTCCCTGCCGGTACGGTTCGCCAACGCGGTGGCGTCGTTCTGGATCTACCTCCGCCAGACCGTGTGGCCCGGGGGGCTCTCCCTGCTCTACCCCTTCACCCCGCCGGGCACCCCGTGGGCGACCCTGGCGGGGGCGGCGGCGATCCTGGCCGTGACCGCCGCCCTGGTCCTGCTGGCCCGGCGCCACCCGGCGCCCCTGGCGGGGTGGCTGTGGTACGCGGGGACCCTGGTGCCCGTCATCGGCCTGATCCAGGTGGGGACCCAGTCACGGGCGGACCGCTTCACCTACATCCCGCACATGGGGCTGTTCATCGCCGTCGTCTGGCTGGGCGCCCTGCTGGTGGAACGCGTGCCGGCGCTCCGGTTCCCCGCGGCGGTCCTGGCGGCGGTCGCCGTCGCGGGCCTGGGCACACTCTCCCTCGTCCAGGTCCGCTACTGGAAGGACAGCGAGACCCTCTACCGGCGCTCCCTCGAGGCGGCGCCCGGGAGCCACCTTCTCAACGTGAACCTGGGCAACGTCTACCTGGAGCAGGAGCGCTTCGCGGAAGCGTTCGACCAGTACGCCCAAGCGCTCCGGGTCAACCCCCGGAACGCCTACGCCCTGGCGAACCTGGGCCGGCTGCGTCTGCGGGAGGGGAAGCCGGCGGAAGCGCTCCCCTGGCTCGACCAGGCCCTGGCGGAGGACCCCGGCCTCCCCATCGCCAACTCCCAGAAAGGGGTCGCCCTCTGCCTGCTGGGCGACCTCCGGGGCGCCGCCGTTTTTCTCGGGAAGGCCCTCCGCAGCCAACCCCGGGACCCCGACACACTCTGCAACCTGGCTGCCGTCCGGGCCCGGCAGGGACGGGGGGACGAGGCCCGGGACCTCTACCGGCGGGCCCTGGACGTCGATCCGGATCGGGCCCCGGCCCACGCTTCCCTCGGCACGCTGCTCCTCTCCGCCGGGGACACCCCGGGGGGCCTCGCCCACCTGGAGACCGCGGTCCGGCTCGAGCCCCGCAACGCGGACACCCGCTTCGCCCTCGGCCAGGCCTTCCTCCTCACGGGGCGGCTTCCGGAAGCGGCGGCCGAACTCCGGGCGGGGCTCGGCCTGGATCCCGCCGAGGCGAAGGCCTGGTACAACCTGGGACTGATCCTCCATGCCGGGGGGGATGCCGCCGGGGCCGCCGCCGCCCTCGAAGCCGCCACCCGCCTGGATCCGGGAAACGCGGCGGCGCAGAATGCCCTGGGGGTGGTCTGCCTGGTCCAGGGCCGCGACCGGGAGGCCGAGTCCCGGTTCCGGGAGGCCCTGCGCCTGGACCCGGCCCACGTGAAGGCCCGCCTCAACCTCGAGGCCCTTCGGCGGCGGGGGCCCTCCCGCTGA
- a CDS encoding DEAD/DEAH box helicase: MSPAVTPGSPFDPRRALRRTWGVFFQRFGRLLPIQAEAVPVLLAGRDALLSAPTATGKTEAAVAPLLERLLASGSPPGGLLYVAPTRALVNDLDRRLAGPCRDLGLQLAVRTGDRKELKTARPPHVLLTTPESLDSLLCRAPAVFCQTRALVLDEIHQVDANYRGDQLRVLVRRLEAAAGRRPQSAALSATLADAEATAARYLSDPAVCRAGSGRGLELRLAGSLAEAVGILRETKRLKAVLFCNRRADVEAVATRLPAERLWPADAVFAHHGSLPRPFRERTEAALRQREWGICAATMTLELGMDIGDVSAVVLLGPPPTAASFQQRIGRACRREGTIFVVGIAETEWERELFEAYAALAREGQVERTGYAPDPSVIVQQAFSILYAHPGGVPPADLAGLLSPLGRPPLLREVLDHLEAEGWLRRTPRSVRAETSLMDLGERGRVHSNIPDAGEFEVVDAGTGEVVCRAFLQVAVGSVVALAGRVWEVTGIGRKAVMVRRCPEGAPETRFGARPQQGAFYRYLPEKLRTPGVR, encoded by the coding sequence GTGAGCCCCGCCGTGACCCCGGGCTCGCCCTTCGACCCCCGCCGGGCCCTGCGGCGGACGTGGGGCGTGTTCTTCCAGCGCTTCGGGCGCCTCCTGCCCATCCAGGCGGAGGCCGTCCCCGTGCTCCTGGCCGGGCGGGACGCCCTGCTGAGCGCCCCCACGGCCACCGGCAAGACGGAGGCCGCCGTCGCGCCGCTCCTGGAGCGCCTGCTGGCCTCGGGCTCCCCGCCGGGCGGCCTGCTCTACGTGGCGCCCACCCGGGCGCTGGTCAACGACCTGGACCGGCGGCTGGCGGGCCCCTGCCGTGACCTGGGGCTTCAGCTCGCGGTCCGGACGGGGGACCGGAAGGAACTGAAGACGGCCCGCCCGCCCCACGTCCTGCTCACCACCCCCGAGTCCCTGGACTCCCTCCTGTGCCGCGCCCCGGCGGTCTTCTGCCAGACCCGGGCGCTGGTCCTCGACGAGATCCACCAGGTGGACGCCAACTACCGGGGCGACCAGCTCCGGGTCCTCGTGCGACGGCTGGAAGCGGCGGCCGGCCGGCGGCCGCAATCGGCCGCCCTCTCCGCCACCCTGGCGGACGCGGAAGCCACCGCCGCGCGCTACCTGTCCGACCCCGCGGTCTGCCGGGCCGGGTCGGGGCGGGGCCTGGAGCTGCGGCTCGCGGGCTCGCTGGCGGAGGCGGTGGGGATCCTGCGGGAGACGAAGCGGCTGAAAGCGGTCCTCTTCTGCAACCGCCGCGCCGACGTGGAGGCCGTGGCCACCCGCCTGCCCGCGGAACGCCTCTGGCCCGCCGACGCGGTCTTCGCCCACCACGGGAGCCTGCCGCGCCCCTTCCGCGAGCGGACCGAAGCCGCCCTGCGCCAGCGGGAGTGGGGGATCTGCGCCGCCACCATGACCCTGGAACTCGGGATGGACATCGGGGACGTCAGCGCCGTGGTCCTGCTGGGGCCGCCCCCCACGGCGGCCTCGTTCCAGCAGCGGATCGGCCGGGCCTGCCGGCGCGAGGGGACCATCTTCGTGGTGGGCATCGCGGAAACCGAGTGGGAGCGGGAACTGTTCGAGGCCTACGCCGCCCTGGCCCGGGAAGGCCAGGTGGAACGGACCGGCTACGCGCCCGACCCGTCGGTGATCGTCCAGCAGGCCTTCTCCATCCTCTACGCCCACCCGGGCGGCGTGCCGCCGGCGGACCTGGCGGGGCTCCTGTCCCCCCTGGGCCGGCCGCCGCTCCTTCGGGAGGTCCTGGACCACCTGGAGGCGGAGGGGTGGCTCCGCCGCACGCCCCGGTCCGTCCGGGCCGAGACGTCACTCATGGACCTCGGGGAGCGGGGGCGGGTTCACTCCAACATCCCCGACGCCGGCGAGTTCGAGGTGGTGGACGCCGGCACCGGCGAGGTGGTCTGCCGGGCATTCCTCCAGGTGGCGGTCGGTTCCGTGGTGGCCCTGGCGGGGCGGGTGTGGGAGGTGACGGGGATCGGGCGGAAGGCGGTGATGGTCCGCCGGTGCCCGGAGGGGGCCCCCGAAACCCGCTTCGGCGCCCGGCCCCAGCAGGGGGCCTTTTACCGCTACCTCCCCGAGAAACTCCGGACCCCTGGAGTGCGGTAG